The Sediminispirochaeta smaragdinae DSM 11293 genome has a segment encoding these proteins:
- a CDS encoding lipid II:glycine glycyltransferase FemX, whose protein sequence is MSVNTDTIEVRPIPLDSFEGDRLLQSRFWARLKGLYGWKAFTFRVTTVSWKAPVSILVLYRHFMPGAAIAYAPHPSLPSGSGALLAPLSRALKEYLPYDTLLLRWDLPWPLDTDSGSAAIEGLLPAPVDIQPPNTVLIDLHPDEDQLLSEMKSKTRYNVRLASRKGVEVSSEGVGGLSTWYDLYRETAERDRIAIHPESYYRSLFRLVKEHPQDGVELELLMARTEGRAIAGIIVSRFAGKATYLYGASSNRDRNLMPAYALQWRAMTDAKASGCVSYDLFGIPPADDPSHPMHGLYRFKTGFGGTILHRLGPWDYPLRSIRAGGYRSLERLRRWYFLEYKKRK, encoded by the coding sequence ATGTCCGTTAACACAGATACTATAGAAGTTCGTCCGATCCCCCTTGACTCCTTTGAGGGGGATCGGCTTTTGCAGAGCCGTTTCTGGGCTCGTCTTAAAGGCCTTTATGGATGGAAGGCTTTCACATTCCGGGTAACAACTGTTTCATGGAAGGCTCCGGTATCAATCCTTGTGCTGTACCGTCATTTTATGCCGGGAGCTGCAATCGCCTACGCTCCGCATCCTTCCCTTCCTTCGGGATCAGGGGCGTTGTTGGCCCCGCTTTCCAGGGCCCTAAAGGAATATCTTCCTTACGACACGCTCCTTCTTCGCTGGGACCTCCCCTGGCCCCTGGATACAGACTCCGGATCGGCGGCAATAGAGGGGCTGCTTCCCGCTCCTGTCGATATACAGCCCCCGAATACGGTGCTTATCGATCTTCATCCGGATGAAGATCAGCTTTTATCCGAGATGAAGTCGAAGACCCGCTACAATGTTCGTCTTGCTTCCAGAAAGGGGGTTGAGGTTTCTTCCGAAGGGGTAGGCGGCCTTAGCACCTGGTACGATCTCTATCGGGAGACAGCCGAGCGGGACCGCATCGCCATCCATCCCGAGTCCTACTATCGAAGCCTCTTTCGCCTCGTAAAGGAGCATCCCCAGGATGGTGTGGAGCTTGAGCTTCTCATGGCACGGACCGAGGGGCGGGCCATCGCCGGCATCATTGTCTCTCGATTCGCCGGAAAAGCAACCTATCTTTATGGGGCTTCCTCAAATAGAGACCGTAATCTCATGCCTGCATATGCCCTCCAGTGGCGGGCAATGACCGATGCAAAGGCCTCAGGCTGTGTCAGTTACGACCTGTTCGGAATCCCTCCTGCGGACGATCCTTCTCATCCCATGCATGGCCTTTATCGTTTTAAAACCGGGTTTGGAGGAACAATCCTTCATCGCCTTGGTCCCTGGGATTATCCTTTGCGCTCCATTCGTGCCGGAGGGTATCGAAGTCTCGAACGACTTCGGCGCTGGTATTTTCTTGAATACAAAAAGCGAAAATAG
- the hflK gene encoding FtsH protease activity modulator HflK: MPERDVTPGKGPQITLSPRLVIIAIIVIAVVGSVMSSFFKVDGSEQSVVLRLGKFNRIVGPGLQFKMPFGIEHNYNVPTQVVQKKEFGFRTQRSGIDTIYASGDFPEESIMLTGDLNIIDVEWIIQYRISDPKAWLFNVNDQNQTIRDISQSIINQLVGDRAILDVIGSERSNIEIQAQELMQQKYDQYGLGITVTTVKLQNTVPPEGEVQEAFEDVNAAVQDMERFINEGKEQYNKEIPKARGQAQRITQEAHGYAAERENQANGDVARFLSVEREYRKSPEITKRRLYIEMMEDTFADAEGTDLIDKHLQNFIPLKSLQQAGGQQ; encoded by the coding sequence ATGCCAGAACGCGATGTTACGCCAGGCAAGGGGCCGCAAATCACTCTCAGTCCCCGTCTGGTGATTATTGCGATCATTGTGATCGCCGTTGTAGGCAGCGTTATGTCGAGCTTTTTCAAAGTCGACGGAAGCGAACAATCTGTCGTTTTAAGGCTCGGTAAATTTAATAGGATTGTAGGGCCGGGGCTCCAGTTTAAAATGCCTTTCGGAATCGAACATAACTATAATGTGCCGACCCAGGTTGTCCAGAAAAAAGAGTTCGGTTTCCGAACGCAGCGGTCGGGAATCGATACAATCTATGCCTCTGGAGACTTTCCAGAAGAATCGATCATGCTTACCGGGGATCTTAACATCATCGATGTCGAATGGATCATCCAGTACCGCATTTCCGATCCCAAGGCGTGGCTGTTCAACGTAAACGATCAAAACCAGACGATTCGGGATATCAGTCAATCGATAATCAACCAGCTTGTGGGAGACCGAGCCATCCTTGATGTCATCGGTTCGGAACGGAGTAATATCGAAATTCAGGCCCAAGAGCTGATGCAGCAGAAGTATGATCAGTACGGCCTCGGCATAACGGTGACCACGGTCAAACTGCAAAATACCGTACCCCCGGAGGGAGAGGTTCAGGAAGCCTTTGAGGATGTGAATGCAGCGGTTCAGGACATGGAACGCTTTATCAACGAAGGAAAAGAGCAGTACAACAAAGAGATTCCCAAGGCACGAGGCCAGGCACAGCGAATCACCCAGGAAGCCCACGGTTATGCGGCGGAACGCGAGAACCAGGCAAACGGTGATGTTGCCCGATTCCTCTCGGTAGAGCGTGAATACAGAAAGAGTCCTGAAATTACCAAACGGCGACTTTACATCGAAATGATGGAAGATACCTTTGCCGATGCCGAGGGTACCGACCTGATTGATAAGCATCTCCAAAACTTCATTCCTTTAAAGAGCCTCCAGCAGGCGGGAGGTCAGCAGTGA
- the hflC gene encoding protease modulator HflC has protein sequence MKKLVTVLVVVFIAFIIFVLIGPFYVINEGEQAVVTRFGAIVDVEQNAGLKFKVPLIDTVVKYPKRILGWDGDAQRIPTKENQFIWVDTTARWRINDPKKFYESLSTLEGGYSRLDGIIDSSVRTVISQNNLREAVRNSNIINDIDRVPTIGQGDSAVSQDEVNLEELKKLTFTNQNYDEVGRGREQLSRDMFSATAELMPQFGIELIDVVLRQIRYSDELTNSVYERMKKERNQIAEAYRSYGEGQKAILLGRLENEKKQILSKAYEEAETIKGAADATATTIYADAYETDPDFFNFWRSIESYRKTLPKFKKTLSTDMEYFNYLYNEDGR, from the coding sequence GTGAAAAAGCTTGTAACAGTTTTGGTCGTCGTATTTATCGCCTTTATCATTTTCGTGCTCATCGGCCCCTTTTATGTGATCAACGAAGGGGAACAGGCTGTAGTCACTCGATTCGGAGCCATTGTGGATGTGGAACAGAATGCGGGCCTGAAATTTAAGGTTCCTCTGATCGACACCGTGGTTAAGTATCCGAAACGAATACTTGGCTGGGATGGAGACGCACAGCGGATCCCCACAAAAGAGAATCAGTTTATTTGGGTCGACACCACCGCCCGATGGCGTATCAATGATCCCAAAAAATTCTACGAATCACTTTCCACCCTTGAGGGCGGATACTCCAGGCTTGACGGCATCATCGACTCCTCGGTACGTACCGTTATCAGTCAGAACAACCTACGGGAAGCTGTGCGAAACAGCAATATCATCAACGATATCGACCGCGTTCCCACTATTGGCCAGGGAGATAGTGCGGTCAGCCAGGATGAAGTTAACCTTGAAGAGTTGAAAAAACTTACCTTTACGAATCAAAATTACGATGAAGTAGGCCGGGGAAGAGAACAGCTCAGCCGGGATATGTTCAGTGCGACGGCGGAACTTATGCCTCAATTCGGGATAGAGTTGATAGATGTGGTACTTCGTCAGATACGATATTCCGACGAGTTGACCAACAGCGTCTATGAACGAATGAAAAAAGAACGAAACCAGATTGCCGAAGCCTACCGCTCCTACGGTGAAGGGCAGAAAGCGATCCTGCTGGGACGTCTTGAAAACGAGAAAAAACAGATCCTTTCCAAGGCCTACGAAGAGGCGGAGACCATTAAGGGTGCCGCAGACGCAACGGCAACGACGATCTATGCAGATGCTTATGAGACCGACCCTGATTTTTTTAATTTCTGGAGAAGCATCGAAAGCTATCGAAAGACCCTTCCGAAATTCAAGAAGACACTCAGCACAGATATGGAATACTTCAATTACCTTTACAACGAGGACGGACGATAG
- the metG gene encoding methionine--tRNA ligase, whose translation MKKKRLITSALPYVNNIPHLGNLIQVLSADVFSRFCRLKGYETLYVCGTDEYGTATETRALEEGVSPKELCDRYYKIHSEIYSWFNIAFDHFGRTSTQWQTDIVQDIFKKVDAAGYITEQTIEQLYCESCDRFLADRFVRGTCPHCGYEDARGDQCENCGKLLDPTDLIDPRCGLCGQTPKLRSTSHLYLDLPKIRPRLEEWIDKASVEGFWARNAIQMTRSWIRDGLKERCITRDLKWGIPVPKPGYEGKVFYVWFDAPIGYISITANLTDEWETWWKNPDEVDLFQFIGKDNIPFHTVIFPSSLIASGDNWTLLHHMSSTEYLNYESGKFSKSKGIGVFGTDARDTGIPADVWRFYIFYNRPEKSDALFTWSDFQEKVNGELIGNLGNLVNRTLTFVSRFYDGKLPEAAIDADMAAWIREREAEITEHFERAELRDAFRKIFALSSYGNKAFQEGEPWKLRKENPEAAATLLSTLVYLVRDLGVLVEPFIPETSGRMLSFFGIGKADWEILGDFKGISSIEKPEILFERLEDERIASLRERFSGSQKEREAREKEKEMEEKAEQEKPLAERFAEAVDIRVAKIIEIERHPEADKLYIEKIDLGYEQRTIVSGLVPYYKEEELLGHNILLVYNLKPAKLRGVKSEGMLLAADDETAPEEERSIEVLFADWAEPGSRISLAGLGTSEGDGPKRISANTFFSMPIGVEEWSVKVDGKNLEVAGKAIKTNKVKKGSVG comes from the coding sequence ATGAAGAAGAAACGACTGATTACCTCGGCTCTCCCGTACGTAAACAATATTCCTCATCTTGGAAACCTCATTCAGGTTCTCTCTGCAGATGTTTTTTCGCGTTTTTGCCGCTTAAAAGGCTATGAAACCCTTTATGTCTGCGGTACCGATGAATATGGGACCGCTACGGAAACAAGAGCACTTGAAGAGGGTGTTTCCCCGAAAGAGCTCTGTGACCGTTATTACAAAATCCATTCGGAGATCTATTCCTGGTTTAATATTGCCTTCGATCACTTTGGAAGGACATCGACCCAATGGCAGACCGATATTGTCCAGGATATTTTTAAAAAGGTCGATGCCGCCGGCTATATTACCGAACAGACCATCGAGCAGCTCTACTGTGAATCCTGCGACCGGTTTCTTGCCGATCGCTTTGTCCGGGGAACATGCCCCCATTGCGGTTATGAAGATGCACGTGGTGATCAGTGTGAAAACTGCGGCAAGCTGTTGGATCCCACAGACCTCATCGATCCACGCTGCGGCTTATGCGGCCAGACACCGAAACTCAGATCGACCAGCCATCTCTATCTTGATCTGCCGAAGATCAGGCCGAGACTTGAGGAATGGATCGATAAGGCGTCGGTCGAGGGCTTTTGGGCCCGTAATGCCATTCAGATGACTCGCAGCTGGATACGGGACGGCCTCAAGGAGCGTTGTATCACTCGTGACCTGAAGTGGGGAATTCCCGTGCCGAAGCCCGGCTACGAGGGAAAGGTTTTTTACGTCTGGTTCGATGCCCCTATCGGATATATCTCCATTACCGCAAACCTTACCGACGAGTGGGAAACGTGGTGGAAAAATCCCGATGAGGTTGATCTGTTTCAGTTCATAGGAAAGGACAATATCCCTTTTCATACCGTTATTTTTCCCTCATCACTCATTGCCAGTGGAGACAACTGGACCCTTCTGCACCACATGAGCAGTACCGAATATCTCAATTATGAGAGCGGAAAATTTTCCAAGAGTAAGGGGATCGGCGTATTCGGAACCGATGCCCGGGATACCGGTATTCCTGCGGATGTATGGCGTTTCTACATTTTTTACAACCGCCCGGAGAAGTCAGACGCTCTCTTTACCTGGAGTGATTTTCAGGAAAAGGTGAACGGTGAATTGATTGGCAATCTGGGGAACCTGGTCAACAGAACCTTGACCTTTGTCAGTCGTTTTTACGATGGGAAGCTTCCCGAGGCTGCAATAGATGCGGATATGGCAGCCTGGATACGTGAACGTGAGGCCGAAATTACCGAGCACTTTGAGCGGGCCGAACTTCGTGATGCATTTCGGAAGATCTTTGCTCTCTCTTCGTATGGAAACAAGGCATTCCAGGAGGGTGAGCCTTGGAAGCTTCGCAAGGAAAATCCAGAGGCGGCAGCTACGCTCCTTTCTACCCTTGTTTATCTGGTGCGGGATCTCGGCGTGTTGGTGGAGCCCTTCATTCCTGAAACGAGTGGCCGTATGCTCTCCTTTTTCGGTATCGGCAAGGCCGATTGGGAAATCCTCGGTGATTTTAAGGGCATTAGCTCCATTGAGAAGCCTGAGATTCTTTTCGAACGGTTGGAGGATGAGCGTATCGCATCTTTGCGGGAGCGCTTTTCCGGAAGTCAAAAAGAACGTGAAGCACGGGAGAAGGAGAAAGAGATGGAAGAAAAAGCGGAGCAGGAGAAGCCTCTTGCCGAACGATTTGCCGAGGCTGTCGATATCAGAGTGGCGAAGATTATCGAGATTGAACGCCATCCCGAGGCCGACAAACTCTATATTGAAAAGATCGATTTGGGTTACGAACAGCGTACCATCGTAAGCGGATTGGTCCCGTACTACAAGGAAGAGGAGCTTCTTGGCCATAACATCCTTCTTGTCTATAACCTTAAGCCTGCAAAGCTGCGGGGAGTGAAGAGCGAAGGAATGCTTCTTGCCGCCGATGATGAAACTGCTCCCGAAGAAGAGCGTTCCATCGAGGTCCTTTTTGCCGACTGGGCGGAGCCCGGTAGTCGGATTTCGCTTGCCGGCCTGGGCACATCTGAAGGTGACGGCCCGAAACGGATATCTGCCAATACCTTTTTCTCCATGCCCATTGGTGTGGAAGAGTGGAGCGTCAAGGTCGATGGTAAGAATCTCGAAGTTGCCGGAAAGGCAATCAAAACGAATAAGGTCAAAAAGGGAAGCGTCGGCTGA